DNA sequence from the Stigmatella aurantiaca genome:
CGCGGGCCTGGTCCAGCTTCTCGGTGATGAGCGGACCCTTGATGACGTCGTGCAGGTTCATGACAGGGCCTCCTGGATGGCCTTCGCGGCGGCCGAGGTCAGCACCAGCTGCTTGTGGCGCAGCACGGACTCGAGGTTGATGCCCTCGGGCGGCAGCACGTCGAAGCGGGCCAGGTTGCGGACGCTGCGGTGAAGGTGGTTGTTGCCCTTCTCGTCCACCACCAGGGCGTTCTCCAGCTTCAGGCGCCGGGTCAGCACATCGAAGGCCTGCTTGGTCTTCGGGGCGTCGAGCTTGAAGCCGTCCAGGATGAACAGGGCGTTCTCCCGGGCCCGCTGGGACAGCGCGGCGCGGAGCGCGCCACGGCGAACCTTGCGGGGCGGCCGGTAGAAGTAGTCCCGGGCCTTGGGAGCCATCGCCTTACCGCC
Encoded proteins:
- the rplD gene encoding 50S ribosomal protein L4; amino-acid sequence: MAKFKVIDLDGKQVSEIELSDEVFGAEPNPHLLYEVAKMQQINKRRGTVGVKNTSLVSGGGKKPWKQKGTGRARQGSIRASHWVGGGKAMAPKARDYFYRPPRKVRRGALRAALSQRARENALFILDGFKLDAPKTKQAFDVLTRRLKLENALVVDEKGNNHLHRSVRNLARFDVLPPEGINLESVLRHKQLVLTSAAAKAIQEALS